In uncultured Fibrobacter sp., the following are encoded in one genomic region:
- a CDS encoding thiazole synthase — protein sequence MDDKLVIGGHEFNSRFILGSGKYSLKLIEAAVRDAGAEIVTLAVRRANTKDHENILDYIPKGVTLLPNTSGARNAEEAVRIARLSRELGCGDFVKIEIMRDTKYLLPDNYETIKATETLAKEGFVVMPYMYPDLNVARDLANAGAAAVMPLASPIGSNKGLSTREFIQILIDEIDLPIIVDAGIGKPSEACAAMEMGAAAIMANTALATAGNLPMMAQSFKLAIEAGRKAYLAGLGRVLTRGASASDPLTGFLRD from the coding sequence ATGGACGACAAACTCGTTATCGGTGGTCACGAATTCAATTCCCGCTTTATCTTAGGTTCCGGCAAATACTCCCTCAAGCTGATTGAGGCTGCGGTGCGCGATGCTGGCGCAGAGATTGTCACTCTCGCCGTGCGCCGTGCGAATACCAAGGATCACGAAAACATTCTGGATTACATTCCGAAGGGCGTGACGTTGTTGCCGAATACGTCCGGCGCACGCAACGCCGAAGAGGCGGTGCGCATCGCGCGTCTTTCCCGCGAACTCGGCTGCGGTGATTTCGTCAAAATCGAAATCATGCGCGACACCAAATACCTTTTGCCCGACAACTACGAAACCATCAAGGCGACGGAAACCTTGGCGAAAGAAGGTTTCGTCGTGATGCCGTATATGTACCCGGATCTGAACGTGGCGCGCGACCTCGCTAACGCGGGTGCCGCAGCCGTGATGCCGCTGGCGTCTCCGATCGGGTCTAACAAGGGTCTTTCGACACGCGAATTCATTCAGATTCTCATCGATGAAATCGACCTCCCGATTATCGTGGATGCAGGCATCGGTAAACCGTCTGAAGCTTGCGCTGCCATGGAAATGGGGGCTGCTGCGATTATGGCGAATACCGCTCTCGCAACCGCCGGCAACTTGCCCATGATGGCCCAGAGCTTCAAGCTTGCAATCGAAGCGGGCCGTAAGGCGTACCTCGCTGGCCTTGGTCGTGTGCTGACCCGCGGTGCCTCTGCTTCTGACCCGCTCACGGGTTTCTTGAGAGATTAA
- the thiF gene encoding thiamine biosynthesis protein ThiF yields MTADLSQMREPSREEMHAALEKRQGAEAVRKLQAATVAVCGLGGLGSNIAISLARAGVGKLILIDFDSVDVTNLHRQQYKACQVGRPKPEALLANLKEIAPYTEYEAHFEKVIAENAKALLCKADVICEAFDNAEAKAMLVNTVLENMPEKFLVAASGMAGYDSGNSITTRKVTKRFFVCGDGQSDVNDGIGLIAPRVMLCAAHQALIAIRLILGLE; encoded by the coding sequence ATGACTGCTGATCTTTCGCAGATGCGCGAACCTTCTCGCGAAGAGATGCACGCTGCGCTTGAAAAGCGGCAGGGTGCAGAAGCAGTGCGCAAGTTGCAGGCGGCCACGGTTGCGGTTTGCGGCTTGGGCGGCCTGGGCTCGAATATTGCGATTTCTCTGGCACGAGCCGGTGTCGGCAAACTCATTCTGATTGATTTTGACAGTGTCGATGTCACGAATTTGCATCGCCAGCAGTACAAGGCGTGTCAGGTAGGCAGGCCGAAGCCCGAGGCGCTGCTTGCGAACTTGAAAGAGATTGCGCCCTATACGGAATATGAGGCTCATTTCGAAAAAGTGATCGCCGAGAATGCGAAGGCGTTGCTTTGCAAGGCCGACGTGATTTGCGAGGCCTTTGACAATGCCGAGGCGAAGGCGATGCTTGTGAACACGGTGCTTGAAAATATGCCCGAAAAGTTCCTGGTTGCGGCTTCTGGCATGGCGGGCTACGACAGCGGAAATTCGATTACGACTCGCAAGGTGACCAAGCGCTTTTTTGTTTGCGGTGACGGCCAAAGCGATGTGAATGATGGAATCGGGCTTATTGCGCCCCGCGTGATGCTTTGCGCCGCTCACCAGGCCTTGATTGCTATACGTTTAATTCTTGGGTTAGAATAG
- the thiS gene encoding sulfur carrier protein ThiS: MLTINGQSVDAAGKTVAEYLAEAGFNTVRIAVERNEEIVPKAKYAETVLADGDVVEVVNFVGGG; the protein is encoded by the coding sequence ATGTTAACGATTAATGGACAGAGCGTCGATGCAGCCGGAAAAACGGTAGCCGAGTACCTGGCAGAAGCCGGGTTCAATACCGTGCGCATCGCTGTGGAACGGAACGAGGAAATTGTTCCGAAGGCGAAGTATGCCGAAACGGTGCTGGCCGACGGCGACGTCGTCGAGGTCGTGAACTTTGTAGGCGGCGGGTGA